The Cryptomeria japonica chromosome 2, Sugi_1.0, whole genome shotgun sequence region aatagttatccacaaaaaagTTTATTTTAATGGATCAAAGTGTTGAATTGGCTCTAGAGTAGGAGTAATATTAGTCCCCTTTACACTAATAGATTTCACCTCttctttcatttaaattttttatgcaCATTGAGTACAAAGCCCTTATTACTAGATTATGCACCACTTTGTCATTAAACACAGAACATGTTCAAATGTATGAAGtctcaatgaataataaaccaaatTATAGAATTGTTTAATTAGAATAACTTATTTTCATTAACTTTTGACACTATCTTGTATAAATAAAATTATCACGCAACAAATGATTACCACGTTGTCATTCAATTTACATATTCACATGTTATGGTCAATAGCTCTACTCTAATAAGTCTACTTTGTGCTAATATAAACTCTAGGGAATGGTGTTCACATATTTATAATTATCCTTTCTAGATTTGTTTAGATAACATAATTTATTGATTTGGattatcttttatttttgtttctaataATTGTATATAATTTGAGAACAAATAAATTAACCATTTCTTACAAAAATATTATATTCAACATTGATTTTGTACtccttactatcctcaatcaaatagcCAAATTGAGGCTTTTAATAAAaatattgaacaaattctttgtaaAATTGTTAACAAACTTAATATGAATTGGCATATTCAATTGTCATACACATTATGGGCCTATCACATGAGTATTATTATTTATAATCTAAAGTGATATCTTAAaatcaaaaaatatttgaaaaaaatatttcctACCTTACATGAGATTATTTATTTCTAACTTTTTAGATATATATCTTAAAGGAAAAAATTAGTTAGAGACAATAGAAAAATAGTTTAAGGTGGTCAATGGGACTCCACtagcattttttattttgttggcTTCTATATCATACCACTTTTTGAAGTAAAGGCTTTcagtttttattattattattgtaacaCTTTTTTAGATTCCATTCATTTGAGAATTTTTCTCATTTTAAATTCTCGTCTTTTAATAACTCCATAATTTATATCATATGAGTTGAATGATCAATGATGATAGGAAACTTTTATCCAAGGTTTTTAATGAGGCACATTTTCAATAAAATTCCATATTCATTCATGCCAACATTTAAAAGATCAAAAGTTCAATATTTATTATTGTTGAGAAAATAGaggtataaaaaataaaatagattaaatgGAATAAGGTGGACACTATTTCATAATCTTGTTGAGTAAGATTGTATGATCTAAGAATATAAAGAAACATATAACACaagaacaaggattgaaagaatatgaaacttctcatgtttggGATCAGGTTGTGCATGCAGTTTAATCATGAAACACTTATTTACTATTTAGTATAAATTTAGACatctaatatttatttatctaattttATACTTACAAATAAAGTATTGGTATTTTTGGGAAGTACTTTTGTATATTTTTTAGATAgagaaaaaaaattaacaaatttgaTAAATCAAGATTTAGAAATTCTTAAGAAGAGACTATAAATGCTAATGCATTGTTGTAACTAAGCCTTAATctaagactagtaaaaatgtgatTTATATATAGATGCAAGCCACTAGTATGCAAATGCAAGATACCAATAGGGTTCTCCTTTATATAGATGTAAAGTGTGAATACTTTTACAAATATGATTAATTCACTTGTCTTATTACATATTTAAATTAAGACCTTAAATATATAGTTTAACATGTTATGATTATTTAATGTTATGATTCTATTATAtgaaaataaacattaaaataaatgcCATATAGTTTAACAAAATTATTATAATCAATTTAAACAATATAAATGCCATTAAAAAAGGAAGTTTATTGGTGAGCTAAATTATAGGGGCATAAAAAAGCACATGAAATAATTATATTTTGGTATTAAGAACTCTAATTATATTTAGGATATCTTGActtttttagatagatgtatttatgatatataattttttaattctattactaaatattaatattatataatttataatacaTTTAGTGATCTAATAGTTACTTATTTAATTATGATTATAATATATAgtgaattatatataaaaatatttgatacatagaaaataatatatatttatttaatttgtatttAAAATATGGAAACATTTTTATTCTCATTAATTACTTTTTTATATAACTtccttaatttatttataaaaatattaaatataataaaatataatctaGTAAGAAGATTTAGCATGGGATTTCCCAAGGTTAACAATCCTGGATTACTCCAAGAAAAAAGGTGTAGGTCCGGAAGGAACATAGCATTAGAATAAAGGAAACACCACAAACTCAAAACTTTCAGTGGACTAAAGAGTCTTCTCTAAATaatggagaagaggaggaaaatagcTCAAATGTTGAAATCCAAAATTTTCATTTAAGCATGGATTCATCATTGGAGCAAATATCAGGGATTTTGCATAAAAATAAGAAGTTGAGCATCACCTTTCCAGAAGAATCTTTATCTCCATAGATTTTGGGTGTAAGTTAATTTTATTCATAAAAAAAGTCCATTTAAATGGGTAAAAGAAAACTGGTCTGGAGTATTAGATCTTTTCTTTGTAGATAAGGGGAATGCATTGTCTGTGGCTTTATTTGAGTCTAAAGAGAGGAGAGACTCTATTTTTAGGATCAAGCATTGCAGCCATGGACTCCAGCTGGACTCTTCTAACCTCCCCTACCTCCGTAACCTATCTACTCCACCAGCTGCATTTACTGCTATCTTCTCATATCTTCTTCTACTCCGTTTttgatgcatctagatggtttgaCTATTTGGCGCTTTTCTGGAAGTTTCTCCATTGTTGTAGAGAGAACTTTGTTTTAAAAGAGAATGCagaaaaaaaccctattttttgatgaaaaatgtaatgggaAGAGAGCACTGGCAGCTCTATTTTTTGAACAAGGCATAATATAAACTGTTttatattctgttgttccttaTTGTTCTATTATTCTATTTCCCTTTCTCccttcaaattggtatcagagcaggatgATCTATGGTATAGAATAGTTTGATGGTGCTTTGCAGAACAAGATTGAGCATGAAGCTTTGAAGATGCAAAAGGAGAAAGTTATTACCAAAGTCAGAAAAAGACAGAGCATTGGCTCGAAGAAGTGTTGAATTTGCAAAGGGTCGTTTAAAGGCTGCAAACACAAATTTGGAAGTCAGAAGAAATCACTAAAGGGGTAAAGAGATCAGTAgacataaaaaagaaaaaaagttgaTGATATATTGAGCAAAGAcaagttttattttgaaaaaatcatGGCAACATCAAGTGGAAGTATTTCACAACCACAAATTCCAATGTTTAATGGCAAAAATTATGACTTCTGGAGTATTAAAATGAAAACCTTATTTTGCTCCCAGGGTATTTGGAACTTTGTTGAAAATGGGTTCCTTGAACCAGCAAATCAACAAGCATATCAAGCACTTTCACAAGCTGAGAAAGATTTGCTAGaggaaaacaagaagaaagatgcaAAGGCACTATTTTTCATTCAACAAGCAATGGAtgaatcaatctttccaaaggttgCAACTACGACGAGATCAAAGCAAGCATGGGACATTTGCAAACAACATACCAAGGCACAGACAAGGTAATAATGGCAAAATTATAAATACTTAGAAGGGATTTTGAAAATCTGCAAATGAAGGACTTAGATTCAATAGATTCATTTTTCATTCATGCAATGTCAATAGTAAATCAGATAAGGTCCTATGAAGACACGATTGAAgatcaaaagattgtagagaaaatACTTAGAAGTTTGCCTACCAAGTTTGATGCAGTTGTAATAGTCATTCAAGAGGCCAAAGATCTTTCTCAACTATCAGTAGATGAATTAATGGGGTCACTCTTAGTGCATGAGCAAATAATAAATCGATCAGGGACATCATCATTGGAAAATGCATTCAAGACTCAACTTTCATTTGGAAAAACAAGAGGGAGATCAAATCACAATAGTGGCAGAGGACGTTTTACACCAAGAGGAGGAAGAGACCATACACAATTTGAAAGGAAAAGACCAACATCAAGCTGACATGCTCAATCTACACAAACAAGAGGAAGGGGGAGCAGTCATTCTCATAGCCATAATCAAGGAGAAAGGTATGATAAATCCAACATCCAATGTCATTATTGTAATAAGTTTGGGAATTTTGCATCAAAATGTAGAAAAAAACAATATGATATGAACAAGCAAAAGACACATTTTACGAATGAAAACCAGCCAAACACTAGTGAACAAGAGACCATATTAATAGCATGCAATGTAGCACAAGAGATTTCCAAAGAAGTACGGTTCCTAGATAGCAGTTGCAGTAATCACATGAGTTGTAAGAAGGAGATGTTTGCAACAATGGATGATTTagtaaaatcaaaattaaaattgggaaatgatcaACGAGTTTCAGTCATGGGCAAAGGGTCAATTAACATAAGAACTAAGCAAGGTGAAGAGAAGCATATTTCTGATGTATACTATGTTCCTAGATTGCAACACAGTCTCATAAGCATTGGACAACTAGCACAAAAAGGATATAGAATATACTTTAAAAATGACAAATGTGTGATTCTAGACAAGAAACTAAGCAATAGGCTGATTGCAAAAGTTGAAATGACAAAAAATAGAATGTTTCCTTTAAGAGTTCAAAGTGAACTATTTGTAgagccacaaggattgcaaaagGTTGTTGAATTAGCTTTCAAAGCCTCATATAAAAATTAAACTTGGTTATGGCATTTAAGGCTTGGGCATTTAAACTTCAAAGGGTTACAACTGTTATACAAGAAGAAAATGGTATATGAGTTGCCACCAATAGAGCCACTTAAGACCACATGCGAGAGTTGCATATTGGCAAAGCAACATAGAAAACAATTTCCAATTGGGGAGTCTTATAGGGAAAAACATCCACTTGAGATAGTACATCCAGACCTTTGTGGACCTATGCAAACACCTTCCATAAGTGGAAAGCTTTatttcttgacatttattgatgatttcagtagaaaagtatgggtttattttttgaaatataaatcagatgtatttatTGTTTTTAAGGAGTTCAAGGTAAAAgttgagaaagaaagtggataCTATATTAAAACATTGAGAACCAATCAAGGTGGAGAGTACATATCAATTGATTTTTAGAATCTTTGCAAAGAAAATGGCATAAATAAACAATTTAGAACAAGGTatactcaacaaaatggagtagctgagagaaagaatagaacaattatGGAAATGACACGAAGTATGATAaaagtaaaacatctaccaaatGAGTATTGGGTGGAAGCGGTTGCATGCTCAGTATATATATTAAATAGGTGTTTAACAAAAGCAGTGATAAATAAAACACCAGAAGAAGGTTGGAGAAAAAGGAAGCATAGAATATCACATTTAAGAGTTTTGGGTTGTGTGGCATACTCCTTGACACCTAAAGAGTTGAGAAAGAAACTAGATGATAGAGGAGAGAAGTgcatatttgtgggatatagtgaaCAATCCAAGGCATATAAGATGTACAATCCTATCACAATGAAGATGATTATAAGCCGTGATGTTGAGTTTGTTGAAGAAGAAGCATGAGATGGCAACATAAACAAAACAAGTATAATTGCACCTAGTGTTCCACAAGAGAGTGAAGAGAATGAAACTCAAGATGAGAATTCTCCTACACAAGCAAATGTACCTACAACACCTTCTAGATCACCTAGCACTCCAAATGCTACTACACTAGGAAGTAATAATAATAGTGAATCTTCTAATCCAACACTTGCATCACTAAGTTCAAGATTCATAAACACTTCAAAGAAGACACGTAGTCTAAGGGAGATTTATGATGAAATCCAAGAGGCTGGAAATGATGATATATGCACTAATTTTGCATTCCTGATACAAGCTGATCCAATTTAATTTGAAGATGCTATTAAAGATGACAAATGGATTgcagccatggatgaagaaatgaaatccattgaaaagaatcaaacttgggatCTAGTTTAGCTTCCTAAAGACAAGGATGTGATTggaaagtttaccaaatggatgtcaaatcaacattcttaaatggtattttagaagaagaagtgtatataaaaCAGCCACCAGGTTATGAAATTTTGAGAGAACATAAGGTATACAAACTGAAAAAGgccctatatggtttgaagcaagctcctagagcttggtatgataggaTAGATTCTTATTTTGTGAACAATGGTTTTGGCAAGTGTGGCAATGAACCAACTTTGTATGTCAAAgtgaatgataaaaaataaatcttgatagtttgtttgtatgtagatgatttgatattCGCAGGTAACATGTCCATTGACTCATTCAAGACATCcatcaaaaatgaatttgatatgactgatttaGGGCTCATGAGATACTTTCTTGGCATGAAGACCATAAgtcaaaatgatcaaggcattttcatatgtcaaagcAAATATGCTAatgatttgatgaagatattttaagATGACAAATGTGAATTCAACACCTACACCTATTGCTTTGGGTTTAAAACTTAGTAAGGATGACAAATGTCCTagtgttgatgcaactttattcaaAAGATTAGTTGGCAGCCTCATGTATCTAACTGCCACAAGACCGGATATTATGTATGGGGTTAGTCTTATTTTCTAGATTCATGGATAAACCAAAGGAATCACATTGGAAAGATGGAaaaagaattttaaggtatatagCTGGAACAAAGAGTTTTGGGATTTTATATACATCTTCAGATGACTACAAACTGATTGGATATACAGATAGTGATTGGGGAGGTAGCATAGATGATAGAAAAATAACTTTCAGGTATATATTTCATCTTGGTTCTGGTGCTATCTCTTGGGCATTAAAGAAACAACCAATTATCACCCTCTCAtcagctgaagcaaaatatgttgcagccacATCAGCAGCTTGCCAAGCAGTATGGATGAGGAGAGTACTTTTAGATTTGGGGCATCAACAAGAAGAACCTACGAAAATCTATTGTGATAACAATTCAGCAATTGCTTTATCTAAAAATAATGTCTTTCATAAATAGAGCAAGCATATTGATACGAGATATCATTTTATTCGAGAATTGGTGAACAATGGTGACATATATCTTTAGTTTTGCAGGTCCAATGAAcaactagcagacattttcacaaaggcACTTACAAAGAATGTTTTTGAACACCTCCGAGAATGAATTGGTATTGTAGACATATATGGCAGTGAAGATTAAGGGGGGACGTTGGCGTATGTGGAGTCCAGTTGGACTCTTCTAATCTCCCTTGCCTTCGTAACCTATCTACTCCACTAGCTACATTTACTACTATCTTCACATATCTTCTTCTACTCCATTttttatgcatctagatggttcGACTATTTGGTTCTTTTCTGGAAGTTTCTCCATTGCTATAGAAAGAACTCTGTTTTAAAAGGGAATTCAGAAAAAAAACCTTGTTTTTTTATGAAAAATGTAATGGCAAGAGAGCATTGgcaactctattttttgaacaaggcataatttaaattgttttatattttgttgttccttattGTTATGTTATTCTATTTCTCTTTCTCCCTTCATAAAATTCATTTCTATATGGATACTACTCCATAATTTGCAGCTTGAATACACGGAGATTGATATTCTGGAATTTGTTGGAAACAAAGTGggttttttcataaaaaatgatttaatctttaaCAAAAATTTGAATCTTCTAGTTCACTTATGTTTTCTTATTGATACTACTAGAGTGTTCCCTTCATCTTTACATATTCATTGTAGGATAGGATGTTGgaataaaaaaatgttttatgaAAACCCTACTTTGGTATGTGGTATATGCCACATGTTAGATCATATGTCTTCATCTTACTCTAATTTTCATTGATTTAGTAGCCGAGATCATTATGATTTAGATCTCTTTACTCCTCTTTTCcttgataaaaaaatttctatttaAAAAGGGCAgaagtattttttttgtttttttgtttcccGAAGATAGATTCAAAAAAGCTTCTTCTTAGAAAGTTTAGGGGTTAAAGGTTCACTAGGATGGAATGTATCAATGCAAGATATAGAGTCATTTGTTCAAACATGTTATGAGGAAGCCCAAGAAAATCTGATTAAGGAGTTGGCAAACCAAGTGCTAGGGGAAGACATGAGAAATTAAGATCTTCCTATTACTTCCAAAGTGgcaaattcacaaaataaagtAGAAATCGAATTATTATTTCCCTTTCCTTCCCACAATAATGGATTCAAGGTAATATAACCAATGAATTTTGAGTGTCCCTATGAGGTCCCTTATGTTCTAGTTCAAACAATGGGTTGCAAAAGGAAGTAAATTCTTTATATTGTTAGTCTTGGTGTTTTATAAAAAAGCTATCAATCTACTTTTTCCACTCAATTATAGTATGTGAAAACATTCTTGGATAAAATATGGAAATAATGTTAGAGAGGGCTCTCCAAAAAAGTTGCTAGATATTATCAATAAACAACATTCAATTAAAAGTATAGAATGAGCAAATAGAAGTCAAAAATTTTTTGGGTTTCAGGAGTAAAAATATTTGATCAAAGAAAAGCATTGGATAGTAGAGGAAAGAGGTCAAAAAATCTTGGGAAGTAAGGATTACTTAGATATGGAAAAGATTTCTACTAATCAGGGAAGAGTACTAACTTTCATAAATAATCTAAGAGTTTTTTAGATATATTCTTTATAAAGATTGGTTTCAAAAATAGATATGGCATCCTTTAGCAAAGTGTATGTTGAGGAAGCTCAAAATAGCCCTATAGAAGAATTGGCAAATCAAATCTTAGGTGAAGATAAGAAAAATGCATCCccttctaaattttttaaaatgagGATATCAAGGGATGAGTTCTCCACACCAATAAGAGCTAAAAGAGGTAGACCATTGGGTTGTTcaatgaagaaaaaggagaagaattTTATTGTAGCAAATCATCAATAAATTTTAGCTTAGAGTCTAAACATAAATAGGCAAAGATCTCTTAGGCTGTTGGAAAAAAATTTGAAAGGTTCTCAGTCTATGCCCACTAGGAAGTTTGAACCTCCATCCTTGTAATTGTAGGAATGAGAGAGAACAAACAACCAACATTCAATGACTCAAAGCATATGGAAACAAGGGACATTGATGGTTGTGGTGATCTTTTTTATGTCAAAACTTATTCCCTTCAAACCATAGGAAGTCAAATTTAATAGAGGAAGAGAGTCCGATTTCATTGGAGTTGGTAGTAGTGTGAGATTTATTAGGTATCTCAGATCCTCAATTTGATGAGTGTGAGGACTCTCAAAAAGGGAAACAAGAGTTAATCCAGAAAAGTTTAGATTTGGATGAAATAAAGTACGAGGATATTAGGTTGATATGTGTAGATCTAGAGCAATTGAAGGGAAATGAAAATTTCAAGGAAAAGGAAGTCTTAGGTCTTTGGGAAAATTTCTCTAGCAAGGTTAAATCAGATTATGGACAATCCCCAGTAATAGGAGAGGTAGGAAATCCCTTTTAGATCTTAGGAAACTAGATGGTGGAGCAAAGGATCAGCTAAAAATTACAACCTTATGGAATTCAAATTTTGGGAAGGTCCTTCCCCtagagaaataatttttttatcatggaatgttaggggaatgaatgcccctaacaaaaaaaCACTTGGTTAATTGTTGTATGTACGAACTTCAAAAGTATAAGTAGTTATGctccaaaagaaaaaaatgaatggaAATCAGATGGTATCCTTTAAAAAGAAGTTAGGTATGTGGGAGGTAGAATCAATACAAGCAGTAGGATCTTCAAGGGGTTTGGCTATATTTTGGAATCTAGTGAGAGTGAGTTTTGAAATGATAGAAGGTAATAGACATTAGCTAGGGGGCTCTTTAAGAATTATGAGTGAAGATCTTAATCTAGTATTTTTTAATGTATATGGGCTAACTTATAAcaaacaaaaattagaattgtggaggGAGTTGAAATATTCCTTCAAAATGTCTCTACAGAAAACACTCTTTTAGGAGGAGATTTCAATTCTATTCTTCATAtgttagagaaaaga contains the following coding sequences:
- the LOC131859382 gene encoding uncharacterized protein LOC131859382, encoding MSKIIRDDTSSKRIEIATPVADKYEDEILAEEYDLETFDLGPLTSEQSMEEANKFVKAVNEKLKAKIEKNKKLEKAGIWNFVENGFLEPANQQAYQALSQAEKDLLEENKKKDAKALFFIQQAMDESIFPKVATTTRSKQAWDICKQHTKAQTRKKQYDMNKQKTHFTNENQPNTSEQETILIACNVAQEISKEVRFLDSSCSNHMSCKKEMFATMDDLVKSKLKLGNDQRVSVMGKGSINIRTKQGEEKHISDVYYVPRLQHSLISIGQLAQKGYRIYFKNDKCVILDKKLSNRLIAKVEMTKNRMFPLRVQSELFVEPQGLQKVVELAFKASYKN